One Streptosporangium becharense genomic window, GACCGGCTCGACCGGTCGCTGTTCGACGCCTTCACCGACCGCCGGTACGAGCGGGTCAGGGCCGTGGTGGAGGCGTCCCTGCAACTGGCCGACTGGCAGCTGAACCCCGTACCGGGCGCCGACGTGCCCGGCCTGATGGGCCGCACCGCCGCGATGGTGACGCAGCACCCATGAGAGACGGAACGCCCATGAGCATCGCGCTCCCGAACGCCACACCCGCGGACGGCGCACCCGTACGGACCGTCGACGTGCACGCGCACGTGATCCTGCCGCGGGTCGAGCAGGCCGTGGCCGGGCAGCCCGGACTGGACGCGCACCGGGAGCTGGACGCGCGCCGCAACGGGCCCGAGTCCCTGGCGGTCTCCGGCCGGATGGTCGGCGAGCGCGTCCCCCGGCTCACCCGGGTGCCGGCGCGGCTGGCCGACATGGACGCCGCCGGGGTGGACGTCCAGATCGTCAGCCCGTCGCCCTCGCACTACCACTACTGGGCCGGCGAGGAGCTCGCCGAGCAGGTCTGCCGGCTGGCGGGCGAGGGCGTGGCCGAGCACTGCGCGCAGGCCCCCGACCGGCTCCACGGCCTCGGCCTGGTCCCGCTCCAGCACCCCCCGCTGATGGTGAGGCTGCTGGACCACGCCCTCGGCCTGGGGCTCAAAGGTGTGGAGATCTCCTCGCACGCCCCCGGCCGGGAGCTGTCGGACCGGGCCTACGAGCCCTTCTGGGCCCACGCGGCCCGCACCGGCGCGGTGGTCTTCCTGCACCCGTTCGGGTGCACCCTGGACGAGCGGCTGGACCGCTTCTACCTGTCCAACATCGTCGGGCAACCGGCCGAGAACGCCGTCGCCCTCTCCCACCTGATCTTCTCCGGGGTGCTGGACCGCCACCCCGCGCTGAAGGTCCTGGCTGCGCACGGCGGCGGCTACCTGCCCACCTACCTGGGCCGGGCCGACCACGGCTGGCGGGTACGGCCCGAAGCGCGCGGCTGCGCCGAACCGCCCAGCGCCTACCTGCGACGCGTCTGGTTCGACTCCCTCGTCTACGAGCCCGCCGCCCTGCGCGCTCTCGTCGAGGTCGCCGGGCCCTCCCGGGTGGTGCTCGGCTCCGACCATCCCTTCGACATGGGCGTCACCGACCCCGTGGACCGGCTGCGCGCCGCCGGGCTCGATCCGGACGCCTTCGACGCGATCCGCGGACGCAACGCCGCCGCCCTCTTCGACCTGTAAGGAGCACCCGCCGTGCCCGACCGTCTCATCACCCACCTGCGCCACGTCGACCTGGCCGTGCCCGACCACGCCAGGCAACGGGAGTTCTACTCCGGCGTCTGGGGCCTGACCGAGGTCGCCTCCGACACCGGGATCTCGTTCCTGGCCGCCGAGGGCTCACCCGAGCAGTACGTCATCCGGTTGCGCCAGGCCGAGGAGAAGCGGCTCGACCTGGTCGCCTTCGGCGCGGCCACCCCCGCCGACGTCGACGCCCTGGCCGAGCGGCTGCGCGCGGCGCGGGTCCGGCTGATCTCCGAGCCGGGGAGGATCGACACCCCCGGCGGCGGGTACGGCTTCCGCTTCTTCGACCTCGACGGCCGCACCGTCGAGGTCTCCGCCGACGTCGCCGTCCGCGTCCACCGCAGGCTGGAGCCCAAGGAGTCGGTCCCGGTGCGGCTCTCCCACGTCGTGCTCAACTCCCCCGACATCGACGCCACCCGCACCTGGTACGAGACCCACCTGGGTTTCGCGCTGTCCGACACCCTCGCCCACCCGCGGATGGGCCGGGTCATGCACTTCATGCGCTGCAACCCGCAGCACCACAGCGTGGCCATCGCCCGCGGCCCGCACGCCTCGCTGCACCACATCAGCTTCGAACTGCGCGGCCTGGACGAGTACATGTACGGCACCGGGCGGCTGCTGCGCTCCGGTACGCGGATGATCTGGGGTCCCGGCCGTCACCTCGCCGGGGACAACACCTTCGCCTACTTCCTCGACCCGCACGGCAACACCGTGGAGTACACCACCGAGCTGGAGGAACTGGACGAGGACACCTGGCACCCGCACGTCCACGACTTCTCCCAGCCCGACGTCACCGACCAGTGGGGCACCGCCAACCCGATGAACGAACTGGTCGCCAAGGAGTCGTTCAACGACGTCGACCGCGGCGTGTTCGTCGCCCCGCCGGTCTGACCCCAGCCCTCCGGAGAGCATCATGCGTCTGGCCACCTACCGGCACCGGAATCTGCGCCGCTGCGGCATCGTCGACGGCGACTCGGTCCTGCCCTTCCCGGAGGGGACCGAGCTCCTCGACGTCGTCCGCACCGGTTCCGTCCCGGCCACCGGAGCGGCCGTATCACTGGCCGGGGTGCGGCTGCTCCCGCCGATCGAGCCGCCCTCGGTCCGCGACTTCGTCACCTTCGAGGAACACGTCGAGGGCGTCCGGCGCAGCGTGAGCGGCGCGGCGGGCGTCCCCGGCGCCTGGTACGACGCGCCGACCTTCTACTTCGCCAACCCCCACGCGATGATCGGCGCCCACGACGACGTCCCGGTACCGCCCGGCTCCAACGTCCTGGACTTCGAACTCGAGGTGGCCGCGGTCATCGGCCGCGAGGGCCGCGACCTCTCCCCCGGACAGGCCCGCGACCACATCTTCGGCTACACGATCTTCAACGACTGGTCGGCCCGCGACCTGCAGTCCAGGGAGATGCAGGTCGGCCTCGGCCCCTGCAAGGGCAAGGACTCCGCCACCACCCTCGGCCCGTGGCTGGTCACCGCCGACGAGCTGGAACCCTACCGCGACGCCGACGGCTTCCTGCGGCTCGCGCTGACCGCCGAGGTCAACGGAGTCGAGGTGGGCCGGGACCTGCTGTCCAACATGGGCTGGCCGTTCGAGGAACTGGTCGCCTACGCCTCCCGGGGCACCCGGGTGCTGCCCGGCGACGTGCTCGGCTCCGGCACCTGCGGCAACGGCGGCTGCCTCGCCGAGCTGTGGGGCCTGCGCGGCCGCCAGGACCCGCCGCCGCTGAAGCCGGGCGACACCGTCACCCTCACCGTCGAGGGCGTCGGCACCGTCTCCAACACGGTCGTCCCCGGAGCCACGCCGGTACCGCTCCCGCCCGCCCGTACCCGGCCGCGCACCCGTCCCTGACCCGGACCCCGGGCCTCCGCCGGGGCCTCGGGGTTCCGGCGGGGCCTCGGGGTTCCGGCGGGGCCTCAGGGCTACGGCAGGTCCTCGGGGTTCCGGCGGGGCCTCGGCGGGGACCTTCGCCCTTCGGAGACGCGGCCGTGAACGGGCGCCGGCGCGCCGTGGCCCCGGCCCGGTGGCGGCCCGGCGGCGACCCGGCCGGTGGCATGTGCTGCACTACCAGCCATGACGATCGTCCGTTCGCTGGTGTTGTTCGCCCTGGCCGCCGTGTTCGAGATCGGCGGCGCCTGGCTGGTGTGGCAGGGCTGGCGCGAGCACCGCGGCCCGGCGTGGATCGCCGCCGGGATCCTCGCCCTGGCCGCCTACGGGTTCGCCGCCACCTTCCAGCCGGACGCGCACTTCGGCCGGATCCTGGCCGCCTACGGCGGGGTGTTCGTCGCCGGGTCCCTGGCGTGGGGAATCGTCGTGGACGGATTCCGCCCGGACCGCTGGGACGTGATCGGCGCCGTGATCTGCCTGGCCGGGGTGGCGGTCATCATGTACGCCCCGCGCGGATAGGCGACCGGGTGAGGGGGCGGGCCTGACGTCACGGCACAGGTCCGCACTGAATGACTCTTGAACTAGTGAGACAGGCGAAATAACATCACCTATCGATAGGCGTTTAGTGATCAGCTTTCACGCCTGGTCCGGTGGCATTTCGATCGCCGGCGGGGCACCGGCTCATCACGACGAGCAGGACTTCACACGACGGCCATCCGACGCCGGCGACGGGTGGCCGGACCACCGCCCCCTGCCCGACGGCGAGGCCCGAGCCGGTACGGACCGGGGAATCCGAGAGCGACGACCCCATCGAAGAACGAAAAAGAGGCACATGGACAGGTGGCGATTACTGGCGGCCGCGGCGACGGCCGTCGCGTTGACGGCGACGTCGGCGTGCGGCGGCGATACAGGCGGCGCATCCGGGAGGACCACGCTGCGCATGATCGTCAACATCACCCCCAACCTCACCGAACAGTTCTGGAACAAGCTGTTCGACATCTACGAGGCCAAGAACCCGGGGGTGGCGGTACAACTGGAGCTCACCGGCACGATCAAGGCCGAAGCCAAGCTGCGGCAGGACCTGGCCACGGGCGACCCGCCCGACATCGCGCAGCACGTGGTGCCCACCCCGGAGACGGCCGAGCTCTTCGTCGACCTGTCCGGCCAGGCGTGGGCAGCCGGGACACCCCTGTTCGAGGACTACGCCATCGGCGGCAAGCACTACGTCGTCGGCGTCGGCGAGCAGATCCAGTCGCTGGTCTTCTACAACAGGAAGGCGTTCGCCGAGGCCGGCCTGGACGCCAAGAAGATCCGCACCATCCCCCAGTTCGAGGAGGCGATGGGCAAGCGATTCTCGACGAGGCCCCGTCCGTGATCGTCAAGCAGGGCGAGCGCCAGCCGGTTCAGGGCTACCCCGAGGAGCTGAACACACGGATCCAGTCCCTGTTCACCGGCGCCTCGGCCGGTGACGTCGCGGCGAAGCTGGATCAGTGGTGGGACTCGCAGGGCTGAGCACGGACCGCGTGCGGCCGC contains:
- a CDS encoding amidohydrolase family protein; its protein translation is MSIALPNATPADGAPVRTVDVHAHVILPRVEQAVAGQPGLDAHRELDARRNGPESLAVSGRMVGERVPRLTRVPARLADMDAAGVDVQIVSPSPSHYHYWAGEELAEQVCRLAGEGVAEHCAQAPDRLHGLGLVPLQHPPLMVRLLDHALGLGLKGVEISSHAPGRELSDRAYEPFWAHAARTGAVVFLHPFGCTLDERLDRFYLSNIVGQPAENAVALSHLIFSGVLDRHPALKVLAAHGGGYLPTYLGRADHGWRVRPEARGCAEPPSAYLRRVWFDSLVYEPAALRALVEVAGPSRVVLGSDHPFDMGVTDPVDRLRAAGLDPDAFDAIRGRNAAALFDL
- a CDS encoding VOC family protein codes for the protein MPDRLITHLRHVDLAVPDHARQREFYSGVWGLTEVASDTGISFLAAEGSPEQYVIRLRQAEEKRLDLVAFGAATPADVDALAERLRAARVRLISEPGRIDTPGGGYGFRFFDLDGRTVEVSADVAVRVHRRLEPKESVPVRLSHVVLNSPDIDATRTWYETHLGFALSDTLAHPRMGRVMHFMRCNPQHHSVAIARGPHASLHHISFELRGLDEYMYGTGRLLRSGTRMIWGPGRHLAGDNTFAYFLDPHGNTVEYTTELEELDEDTWHPHVHDFSQPDVTDQWGTANPMNELVAKESFNDVDRGVFVAPPV
- a CDS encoding fumarylacetoacetate hydrolase family protein, producing the protein MRLATYRHRNLRRCGIVDGDSVLPFPEGTELLDVVRTGSVPATGAAVSLAGVRLLPPIEPPSVRDFVTFEEHVEGVRRSVSGAAGVPGAWYDAPTFYFANPHAMIGAHDDVPVPPGSNVLDFELEVAAVIGREGRDLSPGQARDHIFGYTIFNDWSARDLQSREMQVGLGPCKGKDSATTLGPWLVTADELEPYRDADGFLRLALTAEVNGVEVGRDLLSNMGWPFEELVAYASRGTRVLPGDVLGSGTCGNGGCLAELWGLRGRQDPPPLKPGDTVTLTVEGVGTVSNTVVPGATPVPLPPARTRPRTRP
- a CDS encoding YnfA family protein; protein product: MTIVRSLVLFALAAVFEIGGAWLVWQGWREHRGPAWIAAGILALAAYGFAATFQPDAHFGRILAAYGGVFVAGSLAWGIVVDGFRPDRWDVIGAVICLAGVAVIMYAPRG
- a CDS encoding extracellular solute-binding protein, which encodes MIVNITPNLTEQFWNKLFDIYEAKNPGVAVQLELTGTIKAEAKLRQDLATGDPPDIAQHVVPTPETAELFVDLSGQAWAAGTPLFEDYAIGGKHYVVGVGEQIQSLVFYNRKAFAEAGLDAKKIRTIPQFEEAMGKRFSTRPRP